A genomic stretch from Flavobacterium humidisoli includes:
- a CDS encoding outer membrane beta-barrel protein: MKKLLVAVVILFTTIASAQKNSILLGGNVGFSSEKIGESKLENFEFSPKVGYQFADQWTAGVEGSIVNVKTKGTDTTEKYKIGGFVRYTVPLSDVFSVFGDLGAGYQSTNVNDAKGMYVSLTPALFINMKRGFGLNFSIGGINYDNLDGKNDPRQERFGFNFGKTLNIGISKNFGL, translated from the coding sequence ATGAAAAAATTGTTAGTAGCAGTTGTAATTTTATTTACAACTATCGCAAGTGCACAGAAAAACTCTATCCTATTAGGCGGAAATGTTGGATTCTCCTCTGAGAAAATTGGAGAATCAAAACTTGAAAATTTTGAATTTTCTCCAAAAGTTGGATATCAGTTTGCTGACCAATGGACAGCTGGAGTTGAAGGTTCTATTGTGAACGTAAAAACAAAAGGAACTGATACAACTGAAAAATATAAAATTGGAGGTTTTGTACGTTATACTGTACCGCTTTCAGATGTGTTTTCTGTCTTTGGTGATTTAGGTGCTGGATACCAATCTACCAATGTTAATGATGCAAAAGGAATGTATGTAAGTCTTACTCCAGCTTTATTCATTAATATGAAAAGAGGATTTGGTTTAAATTTCTCTATTGGAGGAATCAATTACGATAATCTTGATGGAAAAAATGATCCAAGACAAGAACGTTTTGGTTTTAACTTTGGAAAGACTTTAAACATCGGAATATCTAAAAACTTTGGATTGTAA
- the obgE gene encoding GTPase ObgE: MTEGNFVDYVKIYVSSGKGGKGSTHLHREKFIEKGGPDGGDGGRGGHVYLVGNKGLWTLFHLKFARHIKAGHGGDGGGDRSTGADGEDKIIEVPLGTVVKDKETGETLFEITEHGEKQILARGGKGGLGNWHFRSSTNQTPRYAQPGLLGIEMDVILELKVLADVGLVGFPNAGKSTLLSVLTSAKPKIADYPFTTLKPNLGIVAYRDFQSFVIADIPGIIEGAAEGKGLGHYFLRHIERNSTLLFLIPVDTADIKAEYDILVNELTKYNPEMLDKERLVVISKCDMLDDELKAELKAELDVSFNGVPYMFISSVAQQGLTDLKDRLWKMLNE, encoded by the coding sequence ATGACAGAAGGAAATTTTGTAGACTACGTTAAGATATATGTTTCTTCCGGAAAAGGAGGAAAAGGATCTACGCATTTACATAGAGAGAAATTTATTGAAAAAGGAGGTCCCGACGGAGGAGATGGAGGCCGTGGAGGACATGTGTATTTAGTTGGAAATAAAGGACTCTGGACATTATTTCATTTAAAGTTTGCACGTCACATTAAAGCTGGTCACGGTGGAGATGGGGGTGGCGATCGCAGTACGGGTGCAGATGGAGAAGATAAAATCATTGAAGTGCCATTAGGAACTGTTGTAAAAGACAAGGAAACTGGAGAGACACTTTTTGAAATTACGGAGCACGGAGAAAAACAGATTCTTGCAAGAGGAGGAAAGGGAGGTTTAGGGAACTGGCATTTTAGAAGTTCTACAAACCAAACACCTCGTTACGCACAGCCAGGTTTGCTTGGGATAGAAATGGATGTTATTCTTGAACTTAAAGTTTTGGCCGATGTTGGTTTGGTTGGTTTTCCAAATGCTGGAAAATCTACTTTATTGTCTGTATTAACTTCAGCAAAACCAAAAATTGCAGATTATCCTTTTACAACATTAAAACCAAATTTAGGAATTGTAGCATATAGAGATTTTCAATCTTTTGTAATTGCCGATATTCCTGGAATTATTGAAGGTGCTGCCGAAGGAAAAGGTTTAGGACATTATTTCTTGCGTCATATTGAGCGTAACTCGACGTTATTATTTTTAATTCCAGTTGATACCGCTGATATCAAAGCAGAATATGATATTTTGGTTAATGAATTAACGAAATACAATCCTGAAATGCTGGATAAAGAACGTCTTGTTGTTATTTCAAAATGCGATATGTTGGATGACGAATTAAAAGCAGAGCTGAAAGCAGAATTAGATGTTTCGTTCAACGGAGTTCCTTATATGTTTATTTCGTCTGTTGCCCAGCAAGGTTTAACAGATCTGAAAGATAGACTTTGGAAAATGCTTAACGAGTAA
- a CDS encoding hemolysin family protein, with amino-acid sequence MEILIIFFLILLNGVFSMSEIALISARKNRLETAAKKGNKSAKTALDLANSPNKFLSTVQIGITLIGILTGIYSGDKITADVELFVAGFVALKPYAHSIAVGIVVVVLTFFSLVLGELLPKRIGLNYPEAIAKMVAMPMKVVSIITAPFIWLLTSSTDFLLNVFQIKPTADGKVTEEEIKAIIKEGTEVGEVQEIEQDIVERVFHIGDRKVSSLMTHRKSVDMLPLKADREKIKELVVQDLHTVYPVYNDNYDDIVGVVTLKNIFANIENDNFDLSGIVSDAPYLMEQTTAYKALENFKKTGVHYALVSDEYGVFQGLITLNDILEALVGDASEFYKDEFQLIEREDGSWLVDGHYSLHDFLTYFELDELTNDYEVNTVSGMIMTELSHIPKEGEKLVWQKFVLEVIDMDGVKIDKVLVRALKE; translated from the coding sequence TTGGAAATACTAATTATATTTTTTCTAATTCTATTAAACGGAGTTTTCTCCATGTCTGAAATCGCCTTGATTTCGGCCCGTAAAAACAGGCTTGAAACAGCAGCGAAAAAAGGCAACAAAAGTGCTAAAACGGCACTCGATTTAGCCAATTCCCCAAATAAATTTTTATCTACTGTACAAATCGGAATTACCTTAATCGGAATTTTGACGGGTATTTATTCTGGTGACAAAATCACTGCCGATGTAGAGCTTTTTGTGGCAGGTTTTGTAGCTCTTAAACCTTATGCACATTCAATTGCAGTTGGAATTGTAGTGGTAGTTTTAACTTTTTTCTCATTGGTTTTGGGAGAATTACTTCCAAAACGAATCGGATTAAATTATCCGGAAGCTATTGCTAAAATGGTTGCAATGCCAATGAAAGTGGTTTCGATTATTACGGCGCCATTTATTTGGCTTTTAACTTCATCAACAGATTTTTTGCTGAATGTTTTTCAGATAAAGCCAACTGCTGACGGAAAAGTTACAGAAGAAGAAATTAAAGCCATTATTAAAGAAGGTACAGAAGTAGGAGAGGTTCAGGAAATAGAGCAAGATATTGTGGAGCGTGTTTTCCATATCGGAGATAGAAAAGTAAGTTCGTTAATGACGCACAGAAAATCTGTTGATATGCTTCCATTAAAAGCAGACAGAGAAAAGATCAAAGAATTGGTAGTTCAGGATCTGCACACTGTTTATCCAGTTTACAACGATAATTATGATGATATTGTTGGAGTTGTAACGCTTAAAAATATTTTTGCTAACATCGAAAACGATAATTTTGATTTGTCAGGAATAGTTTCTGATGCACCTTATTTAATGGAGCAAACAACAGCCTATAAAGCTTTAGAAAATTTCAAGAAAACGGGAGTTCATTACGCTTTAGTTTCTGATGAATATGGTGTTTTTCAAGGTTTAATTACTTTGAATGATATTCTAGAAGCTTTAGTTGGAGATGCATCTGAGTTTTATAAAGATGAATTCCAGCTTATAGAAAGAGAAGACGGTTCATGGCTGGTTGACGGACATTATTCGTTACACGATTTCTTAACTTATTTCGAGTTAGACGAACTAACAAACGATTACGAAGTAAACACTGTAAGCGGAATGATTATGACTGAGCTTTCTCATATTCCAAAAGAAGGCGAAAAATTAGTTTGGCAGAAATTCGTCTTAGAAGTAATCGATATGGACGGAGTTAAGATTGACAAAGTGCTTGTGAGAGCATTGAAAGAGTAG
- a CDS encoding adenylate kinase: MINIVLFGKPGAGKGTQAEFLKEKYNLTHLSTGDIFRFNLKNDTELGKKARVFMDNGELVPCEVTTAMLIDEVKKHPDTAGFLFDGYPRTINQAEALDKFLPTIGSSVTATIALEADDEILVARLLERGKTSGRADDQDEEKIRVRYQEYNEKTAPLIGYYKEQNKFHAVDGIGTIEQITERLTSVIDNL; the protein is encoded by the coding sequence ATGATTAACATCGTTTTATTTGGAAAGCCTGGTGCAGGAAAAGGAACTCAGGCAGAATTTTTAAAAGAAAAATATAATTTAACACACCTTTCAACAGGAGATATTTTTCGTTTCAATTTAAAAAATGATACTGAACTAGGAAAAAAAGCAAGAGTTTTTATGGACAATGGAGAATTAGTTCCTTGCGAAGTAACAACTGCAATGTTAATTGATGAGGTTAAAAAACATCCAGATACTGCAGGATTTTTGTTTGACGGTTATCCAAGAACAATCAATCAGGCAGAAGCTTTAGATAAATTTTTACCAACAATCGGGTCAAGCGTAACAGCAACAATCGCTTTAGAAGCTGATGATGAGATTTTGGTAGCACGTTTATTAGAAAGAGGAAAAACAAGCGGAAGAGCTGATGATCAAGACGAAGAAAAAATTCGTGTAAGATATCAAGAATATAATGAGAAAACAGCTCCGCTTATTGGATATTACAAAGAACAAAATAAATTTCATGCCGTAGACGGTATCGGAACTATTGAACAAATTACAGAGCGCTTAACGTCAGTTATAGATAATTTGTAG
- the hpt gene encoding hypoxanthine phosphoribosyltransferase: MIQLHDKQFVPFISAKEIDFALTKIVAQVEDDFGDDTPIFIGVLNGAFMVVSDFLKKYKKPCEVSFIKMASYEGTETTNSVKELIGINQDLSGRTVIIIEDIIDTGNTIEELKHLFKAQNVKHFKIATLFFKPEAYKKDIKIDYIGIRIPNKFIVGYGLDYDGLGRNLTEVYKLAE; this comes from the coding sequence ATGATACAACTTCACGATAAACAATTTGTTCCGTTTATTTCGGCTAAAGAAATTGATTTTGCTTTGACTAAAATAGTGGCTCAGGTCGAAGATGATTTTGGAGATGATACGCCAATTTTTATTGGAGTTTTGAATGGCGCTTTTATGGTAGTGTCAGATTTTTTGAAAAAATATAAAAAACCGTGCGAGGTTTCGTTTATCAAAATGGCATCGTATGAAGGAACTGAAACAACAAATTCGGTTAAAGAACTAATTGGAATTAATCAAGATTTATCTGGAAGAACGGTAATTATTATCGAAGATATTATTGATACTGGAAACACAATCGAAGAATTAAAGCATTTGTTTAAAGCGCAGAATGTAAAGCATTTTAAAATTGCGACATTGTTTTTTAAACCAGAAGCGTATAAAAAAGATATAAAAATAGATTATATCGGAATTAGAATTCCGAATAAATTTATTGTAGGTTACGGTTTAGACTACGATGGTCTTGGAAGAAACCTAACTGAAGTTTACAAATTAGCAGAATAA